A region of Clostridium acetobutylicum ATCC 824 DNA encodes the following proteins:
- a CDS encoding DUF6506 family protein — MKVKAAFIFVAPEVDYKIHKTVIDTPVVHLTVIGVKNYNEAVPIAKELVNQGVKAIELCAGFGNEGIALVSKAVKGKASVGAVKFDHHPGFDFKSGDDLFNN, encoded by the coding sequence ATGAAAGTTAAAGCAGCATTTATTTTTGTAGCACCAGAGGTCGATTATAAAATTCATAAAACTGTTATTGATACTCCTGTTGTACATTTAACTGTAATTGGCGTAAAAAATTACAATGAAGCTGTACCTATTGCAAAGGAATTGGTAAATCAAGGTGTTAAAGCTATAGAGCTTTGTGCTGGATTTGGAAATGAAGGAATAGCACTTGTTAGTAAAGCGGTAAAAGGTAAAGCATCAGTTGGTGCAGTTAAATTTGATCATCACCCTGGATTTGATTTTAAAAGTGGTGATGATCTATTTAACAATTAA
- a CDS encoding alpha/beta hydrolase family protein, whose protein sequence is MSIEFSRWPNNYMMSYQVTKALGLASLGATDVTEIYEACKKIDPNDKETWHREWLITAETLERHGKEAEAVGNWYTARNCYIRACNYNRIAEYTVMDDDNEKIRIFRKVNELFEAAGKYFDVKPEKIQVDYEDVKLDGYFFSPSWIKGPKPTILALNGGDEWSIENYFWLGPAFISCGYNFMVYDQPGTGLSMYEKGKGRRADSEAFHSRAIDFLLTRPEVDPNKIIVHGESFAAYDSLRFASFDHRIAAVISDGGTHAFDWEAMLKWMPPSLAGHGMRILGAKSLDDFAENPRFAYNLEGVLHQIECPLLVMHGAEEILVQPNPLTQALKNYEQAGSKNKTFFPIEDRRIGGLEHCQVDNINVLHEVVLNWLCSIGLGPFAPRPSDC, encoded by the coding sequence ATGTCAATTGAATTCAGCCGTTGGCCAAACAACTATATGATGTCATATCAAGTAACTAAAGCTCTAGGCTTGGCAAGTCTTGGTGCTACTGACGTTACCGAAATTTATGAAGCATGCAAAAAAATAGATCCAAATGATAAGGAAACATGGCATAGGGAATGGCTCATAACAGCAGAGACTTTGGAAAGGCATGGAAAGGAGGCAGAAGCAGTTGGAAACTGGTATACAGCACGTAACTGCTATATTCGTGCTTGCAATTACAACAGAATTGCTGAATATACTGTGATGGATGATGACAACGAGAAAATCCGTATATTTAGGAAGGTAAATGAACTCTTCGAAGCTGCCGGAAAATACTTTGATGTCAAACCAGAGAAAATCCAAGTAGATTATGAGGATGTCAAGTTGGATGGGTACTTTTTCTCACCTTCTTGGATAAAAGGTCCGAAGCCCACAATTTTGGCTCTCAATGGTGGTGATGAATGGTCAATTGAGAACTATTTCTGGTTAGGACCTGCCTTTATTTCCTGTGGATATAACTTTATGGTCTATGATCAGCCTGGAACTGGTCTTTCAATGTACGAAAAGGGAAAGGGCAGGAGAGCTGACAGCGAGGCTTTTCATTCAAGAGCAATCGATTTTCTTCTAACTAGACCGGAAGTGGATCCTAACAAGATTATTGTCCACGGTGAGAGCTTTGCGGCATACGACTCACTTAGATTTGCTTCCTTCGACCACAGGATTGCTGCCGTCATCTCTGACGGAGGTACCCACGCATTCGACTGGGAAGCAATGCTAAAATGGATGCCACCGAGTTTGGCTGGTCACGGCATGAGAATCCTAGGTGCAAAAAGCTTGGATGACTTTGCAGAAAATCCTCGTTTTGCCTACAATCTCGAGGGTGTGCTTCACCAGATAGAATGCCCTCTTCTTGTGATGCATGGTGCAGAAGAGATATTAGTTCAGCCCAATCCGCTAACGCAAGCTCTTAAAAATTACGAACAGGCCGGTTCGAAAAACAAGACGTTTTTCCCTATAGAGGATAGAAGAATTGGCGGATTAGAACACTGTCAGGTAGACAACATCAATGTGCTGCATGAGGTAGTACTGAATTGGCTTTGTTCCATTGGTCTTGGCCCTTTTGCACCTAGACCAAGTGATTGCTAG
- a CDS encoding AraC family transcriptional regulator produces MKNVIKFYEKGSIEILYGKSSHSFPLHSHECFCVGAITKGSALFTINNTKCLLEESMVFIIPPNTGISITANSQYDYITICFKNELKKQVEHILFNKFFLKIKSNDEIFNLCDIFKENNNEKQLLNSILILINSTIATNSLVMETSTNNTVLLICEYIKQTAAKNFSLDTLAESFYLSKYHLIRMFKKEMGVTPYQYYIQAKMGIIRRQIFNGKSETDLAINLNLSDSSHLCKIFKRQMGISIQAYKKNLIRK; encoded by the coding sequence ATGAAAAATGTTATTAAATTTTATGAAAAAGGTTCAATAGAAATATTATATGGCAAAAGCAGCCACTCTTTTCCCCTTCATAGTCATGAGTGTTTTTGTGTTGGTGCTATTACTAAAGGTTCTGCGCTATTTACAATAAATAACACCAAGTGCTTATTAGAAGAATCTATGGTTTTTATTATTCCACCGAATACTGGAATTTCCATAACTGCAAACTCCCAATATGATTACATAACAATATGTTTTAAAAATGAATTAAAAAAACAAGTAGAACATATTCTCTTCAATAAATTTTTTCTTAAGATAAAGTCTAATGATGAAATATTCAATTTATGTGATATTTTTAAAGAGAACAATAATGAAAAACAACTTTTAAATTCCATTCTTATATTAATTAATAGTACTATAGCTACTAATTCTCTAGTCATGGAGACTTCCACAAATAACACTGTATTATTAATTTGTGAGTATATAAAACAAACTGCAGCTAAAAATTTTAGTTTAGACACCCTAGCGGAATCTTTTTACTTATCAAAATATCACTTAATCCGAATGTTCAAAAAGGAAATGGGTGTAACCCCTTATCAATATTATATTCAAGCAAAAATGGGGATTATACGAAGACAAATCTTTAATGGTAAATCTGAAACTGATTTAGCTATTAATTTGAATTTATCAGATTCAAGCCACTTATGTAAAATATTCAAAAGGCAGATGGGCATATCCATTCAAGCTTATAAAAAGAACCTAATAAGAAAGTGA
- a CDS encoding TetR/AcrR family transcriptional regulator has product MNDNVSRRRGVTLENAILDEAWLLLQQKGYGKLTMDDVAHAAKTNKNAIYRRWPQKCYLIFAAISRQAPAISFDIGDHGSLKEDLMALFECLNPIFQVIKPEDLRDLISDMFSNAVSYDLFNSINNENDISKSIETIITRANQRNEVSLSVNTISQKALNLPSLLIINEIIQHGKITEESAKDMIDNILLPIYKA; this is encoded by the coding sequence GTGAACGATAATGTTAGTCGACGCCGAGGCGTTACGCTGGAAAATGCAATTTTAGATGAGGCTTGGTTATTGCTTCAACAAAAGGGATATGGTAAATTGACTATGGATGATGTAGCTCATGCTGCAAAAACCAATAAAAATGCTATTTATCGGCGCTGGCCACAAAAATGTTATCTTATTTTTGCGGCTATAAGCAGGCAGGCACCAGCCATAAGCTTTGATATAGGAGATCATGGTTCATTGAAAGAAGACTTAATGGCGCTATTTGAGTGCTTAAATCCAATTTTTCAGGTTATAAAACCTGAGGATCTGCGAGATTTGATTTCAGATATGTTTTCCAATGCAGTATCTTATGACTTATTTAATAGTATCAATAATGAAAATGATATTAGTAAATCCATTGAGACTATTATAACCAGGGCTAATCAGCGCAATGAGGTTTCACTTTCTGTAAATACTATTTCTCAAAAAGCTTTAAATCTACCGTCGCTGCTGATTATCAACGAGATTATACAGCATGGTAAGATCACAGAAGAGAGTGCTAAGGACATGATAGATAATATTTTGCTTCCTATATATAAAGCATAG
- a CDS encoding methyl-accepting chemotaxis protein: MIRLFKNLKVVHKLILCFGIIITVIIMNGIMSYEKMTQVNDNINTIYSESLMKLSITKDIRAHMADLTSGSLILVNPDRKSIVDKTISDMNGLIEKDNELTQKYESLINDEKDKKIFTQYLENLNGYNNAKDKFFETARTGDYNAIKNQFSIFDGYRAKINDLLDEEITYNQKVAKSKYEDSQKQYKKALFITIMLTIVAIGVSVIFSYLLIKNINDALKKIKQFAGRNAKYDFSSSINIASKDEFGETSVSLNEAQSNVVNLLKNISDSSDELKSDSEELSLTSNELVSKMEDMNTACKTIKVAIEENSAASEQITASIEEINSAVNELTQRALMARNVASEARGNAENVQEKGKIAADTTESLYKEKRETIIKAIEEGKIVNKIKDMAAAIESIADQTNLLALNAAIEAARAGENGKGFAVVADEVRKLAEQSKTEVNNINENIGKIDEAFGNISAGSNDILVFINEKVIPEFNGFVKGGDYYYRDANYINKLSEELASTLEEFSATIGQISEAAQNVALNEQKSSEKVAAVGNIVNDTTKVALNVSKTSQNQAELSEELYVIVGKFKMEI, from the coding sequence TTGATAAGATTGTTTAAAAATTTGAAGGTGGTTCATAAGTTGATTTTGTGTTTTGGAATAATAATTACAGTTATAATTATGAATGGAATTATGAGTTATGAAAAGATGACGCAAGTTAATGATAACATAAATACAATATACTCCGAAAGTTTGATGAAATTGTCAATAACAAAAGATATCAGAGCTCATATGGCTGATTTAACTTCAGGATCACTTATTTTAGTTAATCCAGATAGAAAATCCATTGTGGATAAAACTATTTCAGATATGAACGGTTTAATAGAAAAGGATAATGAACTTACACAAAAATATGAATCACTAATTAATGATGAAAAGGATAAAAAGATATTTACTCAATATTTAGAGAATCTTAATGGTTACAATAATGCTAAGGATAAATTTTTTGAAACAGCAAGAACTGGAGATTATAATGCTATTAAAAATCAATTCTCTATTTTTGATGGTTATAGAGCTAAGATAAATGATTTACTTGATGAAGAAATAACATATAATCAAAAGGTTGCAAAATCAAAATATGAAGATAGCCAAAAACAATATAAGAAGGCTCTCTTTATTACAATTATGCTTACCATAGTTGCTATTGGGGTAAGTGTTATATTTTCATATCTGCTAATAAAAAATATTAATGATGCATTAAAGAAAATTAAGCAGTTTGCTGGAAGAAATGCAAAATATGATTTTTCAAGTAGCATAAATATAGCAAGTAAAGATGAGTTTGGAGAAACATCAGTATCACTAAATGAAGCGCAAAGCAATGTAGTTAATTTATTAAAAAATATAAGTGATAGTTCAGATGAATTGAAGTCAGATAGTGAAGAATTATCATTAACATCAAATGAACTTGTGTCAAAAATGGAAGATATGAATACTGCATGTAAAACTATCAAGGTAGCTATAGAGGAAAACAGTGCGGCTTCAGAACAAATAACTGCATCTATTGAAGAGATAAATTCGGCAGTAAATGAATTGACTCAGAGGGCATTAATGGCAAGAAATGTAGCCAGTGAAGCAAGAGGCAATGCTGAAAATGTTCAGGAGAAGGGAAAAATTGCTGCAGATACTACAGAAAGTTTATATAAAGAAAAAAGAGAAACAATAATTAAAGCCATTGAGGAAGGCAAGATTGTTAACAAAATAAAAGATATGGCAGCGGCTATTGAAAGTATAGCGGATCAAACAAATTTACTGGCATTAAATGCAGCTATTGAAGCGGCAAGAGCAGGAGAAAATGGTAAAGGGTTTGCAGTTGTAGCAGATGAGGTAAGAAAGTTAGCAGAACAATCAAAAACTGAAGTAAATAATATTAATGAAAATATAGGTAAAATTGATGAGGCTTTTGGTAATATTTCTGCAGGTAGCAATGATATTTTAGTGTTTATAAATGAAAAAGTGATACCAGAATTTAATGGCTTTGTTAAAGGAGGAGATTACTACTATAGGGATGCAAATTATATTAATAAATTATCCGAAGAACTAGCTTCAACCTTAGAAGAATTTTCGGCAACTATAGGCCAAATAAGTGAAGCAGCTCAAAATGTAGCACTCAATGAACAAAAATCTTCAGAAAAAGTTGCGGCTGTAGGGAATATTGTTAATGACACTACAAAAGTAGCACTTAATGTATCAAAAACATCACAAAATCAAGCAGAGTTATCTGAAGAGTTGTATGTGATAGTAGGTAAATTTAAAATGGAAATATGA
- a CDS encoding methyl-accepting chemotaxis protein: MKTIKKKLIVAFILIILVPMCTTGIIANAILYNTLKGSSNSLMEKSVTGVNNVIDENYNSYEAVLSQLSENSIAKNALSNPNGTVVKKELDGVIKSNPKILNAYIATEDKSMYLFPETTLPEGYNPTVKSWYKNTISDDKVLWQDAYKDIATGKMVVTATKKILDDSGKPIGVAGIDVDITNIAELFSNTKIEKTGEILLMDRTGVVIASKNKDLIQKNLNPDRVNTNADTKNQKIDNAFKDKTEVSWMKPVMDGKTNSIQTKLLGKSKFIYYLSNKKSGWKLIGMMDTSEVYSKILSNVLILTGLFLIFIIAALFVGFKIAKNLTNPINDLQEAMKKGEAGDLTVVTNIDRSDELGELGRRFSNMLDGVKNLVVSVKNSADNVLSFSENLTKRADEVTSSSGEIARVIDEISRGVQEQASETDKASEISIEFNNSLLKIKEYNSKINIESQEMEHSSEKTMIAFKELKTKNESTINGVSQIAESIGVLVKETEDIGEILSTILNISSQTNLLALNAAIEAARAGESGKGFAVVAEEVRKLAEQSGSSAENIRNIITRVVDTTKTAAVNMDNIKSNVENQSSAVSLTEQSFVNLNKFIKSIIEKISAMNENIELMVANSNRLTSNIHNISSVSEESAAATEEVNASVANQLSDIQNVKIQANELYNLAQTLETLIEKFKI, from the coding sequence ATGAAAACTATCAAGAAAAAACTTATTGTAGCATTTATACTAATAATCTTAGTTCCTATGTGTACTACGGGTATCATTGCAAATGCAATACTTTATAATACCCTTAAAGGCTCTTCTAATAGCCTAATGGAAAAGTCTGTAACAGGTGTAAATAATGTTATAGATGAGAATTATAATAGTTATGAAGCAGTGTTATCCCAGCTATCAGAAAACTCCATAGCAAAGAATGCATTGTCAAATCCCAATGGAACTGTAGTAAAAAAAGAGCTTGACGGAGTAATTAAAAGTAATCCTAAAATATTAAATGCTTATATTGCAACTGAAGACAAAAGCATGTATCTATTTCCTGAAACAACTCTTCCAGAAGGCTATAATCCAACAGTGAAGTCCTGGTATAAAAATACAATTTCCGATGATAAGGTACTTTGGCAGGATGCCTATAAAGATATAGCAACGGGTAAGATGGTAGTAACTGCTACAAAAAAGATACTAGACGACTCAGGAAAACCAATAGGAGTTGCTGGAATAGACGTAGATATAACTAATATAGCTGAACTATTTAGCAATACTAAGATTGAAAAAACAGGTGAAATACTACTTATGGACAGAACAGGTGTAGTTATAGCATCTAAAAATAAAGATTTAATACAGAAGAACCTAAATCCTGATAGAGTAAATACCAATGCTGATACAAAAAATCAAAAGATAGATAATGCTTTTAAGGATAAAACTGAAGTGTCATGGATGAAACCAGTAATGGATGGAAAAACAAATTCTATCCAAACTAAGCTTCTTGGCAAAAGTAAATTTATATATTACTTAAGCAATAAAAAATCTGGTTGGAAGCTAATTGGAATGATGGACACAAGTGAGGTATATTCTAAAATTCTTTCTAATGTTCTAATACTTACTGGATTATTCCTTATATTTATTATAGCTGCTTTGTTTGTTGGCTTTAAGATTGCTAAAAATTTAACAAATCCAATTAATGATTTGCAAGAAGCAATGAAAAAAGGTGAAGCTGGTGATTTGACAGTTGTAACAAATATAGATAGGTCTGATGAACTTGGAGAATTAGGAAGAAGATTTTCTAATATGCTTGATGGCGTTAAAAATCTAGTTGTATCAGTTAAAAATTCTGCTGATAATGTGTTGAGTTTTTCTGAAAATCTTACTAAACGAGCAGATGAAGTTACCTCTTCTTCTGGAGAAATAGCAAGAGTTATAGATGAAATTTCAAGAGGTGTTCAAGAACAAGCTTCTGAAACAGACAAGGCCTCTGAAATCTCAATTGAGTTTAATAATAGCTTATTAAAAATCAAAGAATATAATAGCAAGATAAACATAGAAAGTCAGGAGATGGAACATAGCAGCGAGAAGACAATGATTGCATTTAAAGAGCTTAAGACAAAAAATGAAAGCACTATAAATGGAGTTTCACAGATTGCTGAAAGTATTGGAGTTTTAGTAAAGGAAACTGAAGATATTGGTGAAATATTGAGTACAATATTAAATATTTCCTCTCAAACTAACCTATTAGCATTAAATGCGGCTATAGAAGCTGCAAGAGCAGGAGAATCTGGAAAAGGCTTTGCAGTAGTTGCTGAAGAGGTTAGAAAGCTTGCTGAACAGTCTGGTTCCTCAGCTGAAAATATAAGAAATATAATTACTAGGGTTGTAGATACTACTAAAACTGCTGCAGTAAATATGGATAATATTAAATCTAATGTAGAAAATCAAAGTTCAGCGGTTTCTCTTACAGAGCAAAGCTTTGTGAATTTAAATAAATTTATTAAAAGTATAATAGAAAAAATTTCAGCAATGAATGAAAATATAGAACTAATGGTAGCCAATAGTAATCGACTTACTTCTAATATACACAATATTTCATCTGTGTCTGAGGAGTCGGCAGCAGCCACTGAAGAAGTTAATGCTAGTGTAGCTAATCAATTAAGTGACATACAGAATGTAAAAATACAAGCAAATGAGCTTTATAATTTAGCTCAGACTTTGGAGACACTTATAGAAAAATTTAAGATTTAA
- the ltrA gene encoding group II intron reverse transcriptase/maturase: protein MKNSKEMQKLQTTSYKEGWSCEIRVELQNSTRAHSISTAFDRRKDDGKLYETNLLERILDRQNMNLAYKRVKSNKGSHGVDGMKVDELLQYLKQNGKTLIASIFNGKYCPKAVRRVEIPKPDGGIRLLGIPTVVDRTIQQAISQVLTPIFEKTFSENSYGFRPKRSAKQAIKKAKEYMEEGYKWVVDIDLAKYFDTVNHDKLMALVARKIKDKRVLKLIRLYLQSGVMINGVVSETERGCPQGGPLSPLLSNIMLTELDRELEKRGHKFCRYADDNNVYVRSKKAGDRVMRSITRFIENKLKLKVNKEKSAVDRPWRRKFLGFTFYQWYGKIGIRVHEKSVKKFKAKIKAITARSNALNIENRIIKLRQCIIGWLNYFGIAEMTKLAKKLDEWTRRRLRMCYWKQWKKVKTKYDNLRKFGINNSKAWEFANTRKSYWRIANSPILSTTLTNSYLEKIGYTSIFKRYKQVH from the coding sequence TTGAAAAATTCGAAAGAAATGCAAAAATTGCAGACAACTTCATATAAAGAGGGCTGGTCGTGTGAAATAAGAGTGGAACTTCAAAATAGCACGAGAGCGCATAGTATTTCTACGGCATTTGATAGAAGAAAAGACGATGGAAAGTTATATGAAACTAACTTGCTAGAAAGGATACTTGATAGGCAAAACATGAATCTTGCCTATAAAAGAGTTAAATCCAACAAAGGAAGCCACGGAGTGGATGGAATGAAAGTAGATGAACTTCTACAATACCTAAAACAAAATGGTAAGACTCTAATAGCAAGTATATTTAATGGGAAGTATTGTCCCAAAGCTGTTAGGCGAGTGGAAATACCAAAACCTGATGGTGGAATAAGATTACTTGGAATACCAACTGTAGTTGATAGAACTATTCAACAAGCAATATCTCAAGTGTTAACACCTATATTTGAAAAAACATTTTCTGAAAATAGCTATGGTTTTAGACCCAAAAGGAGTGCAAAACAAGCTATAAAGAAAGCAAAAGAATATATGGAAGAAGGTTATAAGTGGGTTGTAGATATAGACCTTGCGAAATATTTTGATACTGTAAATCACGATAAATTAATGGCATTAGTTGCTAGAAAAATTAAGGATAAAAGAGTATTAAAGTTAATAAGGTTATATTTGCAAAGTGGTGTAATGATAAATGGAGTAGTTTCTGAAACCGAAAGAGGATGTCCACAAGGAGGACCCTTGAGTCCATTACTTAGTAATATTATGCTTACAGAACTTGACCGAGAGCTTGAAAAAAGAGGACATAAATTTTGTCGCTATGCTGATGATAATAATGTTTATGTTAGAAGTAAAAAGGCAGGAGACAGAGTTATGCGAAGCATAACTAGATTTATTGAAAATAAATTAAAGCTCAAAGTTAACAAAGAGAAAAGTGCAGTTGATAGACCTTGGAGAAGAAAATTTTTAGGGTTCACATTTTATCAATGGTATGGAAAGATAGGAATAAGAGTACATGAAAAATCTGTGAAAAAGTTTAAAGCTAAAATTAAAGCAATTACTGCCAGAAGCAATGCTTTAAATATAGAAAACAGAATAATAAAACTTCGTCAATGTATAATAGGATGGCTCAACTATTTTGGAATAGCTGAGATGACTAAATTAGCAAAGAAGCTAGATGAGTGGACTAGACGAAGGCTTAGAATGTGCTATTGGAAACAGTGGAAGAAGGTTAAGACCAAATATGATAATCTAAGAAAGTTTGGAATTAATAATAGTAAAGCATGGGAATTTGCAAATACAAGGAAAAGCTATTGGCGAATAGCCAATAGCCCCATACTTTCAACAACACTTACAAATTCCTATCTTGAAAAGATAGGTTATACAAGTATTTTTAAAAGATATAAGCAAGTACATTAA
- a CDS encoding ABC transporter permease yields the protein MKQLWSMIKIELYKIMRGRIPIYILAFYTFLIFIHMQDKTWEAFLKGTFFMYLTVIGLIGFSILSTWVFGREYQDQTYKDLLSLPIPRTTLVTAKFLALELSFVGITVIAIMATFSLGYCFNLADFNVSLAGNIVKRLVMATLYNIGLSFLFPLIASMVRGVLAPVSISFVALIMAVVFGSQSVGPYIPWSIPGIYLNNPQLISLVSRMTISIIVFIGVYGTILWWNYVDQK from the coding sequence ATGAAACAGCTATGGTCAATGATTAAAATAGAGCTTTATAAAATAATGCGAGGTCGTATACCAATCTATATTTTGGCCTTTTATACTTTTTTAATATTCATTCATATGCAGGATAAAACCTGGGAAGCATTTTTAAAGGGTACTTTTTTTATGTATTTAACTGTAATTGGTCTTATAGGATTCAGTATTTTAAGCACCTGGGTATTTGGAAGGGAATATCAGGATCAAACTTATAAAGATCTATTATCCTTGCCAATTCCTCGTACAACTTTAGTTACTGCAAAGTTTTTGGCTTTAGAATTGAGCTTTGTAGGTATAACTGTGATAGCAATCATGGCGACTTTCTCACTAGGGTATTGTTTTAATTTAGCAGATTTCAATGTATCTTTGGCTGGAAACATTGTAAAACGATTGGTCATGGCAACACTATATAATATAGGTCTAAGCTTCTTGTTCCCGCTCATCGCCAGCATGGTACGTGGTGTACTTGCGCCCGTTAGTATATCTTTTGTAGCTCTAATTATGGCTGTTGTTTTTGGATCACAGTCTGTAGGCCCATATATCCCATGGTCTATTCCTGGAATATATTTAAATAATCCTCAGCTAATTAGCTTAGTCAGCAGAATGACAATTTCTATTATAGTATTTATTGGTGTTTATGGTACTATATTATGGTGGAATTATGTTGACCAAAAATAG
- a CDS encoding response regulator transcription factor produces MQKKILVVDDDRDIVKLITKSLSYEGFEMISAYSGKEALCALKENHIDFIILDIMMPGMDGLDVCRSIRKSYNVPILFLSARDKDIDKIVGLEIGADDYMAKPFSIQELTSRIRANFRKIDRLFKEWNELSPNRERNDSPLILNDKTFEAFLNNRKLNLSTKEFQILSMLVHNPNNVLTREQIYEHVWGDEYGELNTVTVHIKNIRKKLGPEYDFIKTIWGIGYKYKERE; encoded by the coding sequence GTGCAAAAAAAGATATTAGTTGTAGATGATGATAGAGATATAGTAAAACTTATAACAAAGAGTTTAAGCTATGAGGGATTTGAAATGATTTCAGCATATTCTGGGAAAGAAGCCTTATGTGCATTGAAAGAAAATCACATTGATTTCATCATTCTTGATATAATGATGCCTGGTATGGATGGTCTTGATGTCTGCCGAAGCATCAGAAAATCTTATAATGTTCCAATTCTGTTTTTAAGCGCCCGGGATAAGGATATCGATAAAATCGTTGGGCTCGAAATAGGGGCAGATGATTACATGGCAAAGCCCTTTAGCATTCAGGAGCTTACTTCCAGGATAAGAGCCAACTTCAGAAAAATTGACAGGCTCTTTAAAGAGTGGAATGAACTTAGTCCTAATAGAGAAAGAAATGATTCTCCTCTCATCTTGAATGATAAGACCTTTGAAGCATTTCTAAATAACAGAAAGCTTAATTTATCAACAAAAGAATTTCAAATATTGTCCATGCTCGTGCATAACCCCAATAATGTATTGACTCGTGAGCAGATATATGAACATGTATGGGGAGACGAATACGGAGAATTAAATACCGTAACGGTTCATATAAAAAATATCCGTAAGAAACTTGGCCCTGAATATGACTTTATTAAAACAATTTGGGGCATTGGATATAAGTACAAGGAAAGAGAGTAA
- a CDS encoding HAMP domain-containing sensor histidine kinase translates to MKLRIKLPLLFLVMFIVFMVSIGIYLKFIFALYSPISGSLLNSSSIGLLFPIFAIACFIFVILIMYIYFFIEKPIGLLNTRLERINIVHPLPSLALRSNDEIGDLYNHFNNMEKRLQLAHKEQTDMIAAIAHDLKAPLTSINGFAELLAMQKGLSENEKQEYYELIQKKSKYMAELINDFLSFTKEKLDLESMTVKPVDASKLFENIALEYEHELSGLDCELVYKHLFTGNMMLMVNEIMIGRVFGNLFSNVVRYGGKNELKVYMTGYSQGSYAYFEIEDNGIGVPDKDISSLFLKFFTVDKSRQIENGGIGLGLASCKSIIEYHGGEIYAYSSEYGGLGIKFSLPLAKH, encoded by the coding sequence ATGAAACTGAGAATAAAACTTCCTTTATTGTTCCTGGTGATGTTTATAGTTTTTATGGTTTCAATTGGAATCTATTTAAAGTTTATCTTTGCATTATATTCACCTATATCAGGTTCATTACTAAATTCATCAAGTATAGGATTACTCTTTCCTATATTTGCTATTGCCTGTTTCATCTTTGTTATTTTGATTATGTATATTTATTTTTTTATAGAAAAACCAATCGGACTGCTTAATACCAGATTGGAAAGAATAAATATCGTGCATCCATTGCCTTCACTTGCTCTAAGGAGTAATGATGAAATTGGAGACCTTTATAATCACTTTAACAATATGGAAAAGAGGCTCCAACTAGCACACAAAGAGCAAACAGATATGATTGCTGCTATTGCTCACGATCTAAAAGCACCATTAACATCTATTAATGGTTTTGCTGAACTGTTAGCTATGCAAAAGGGTCTATCAGAAAATGAAAAGCAGGAATATTATGAGTTGATTCAAAAAAAGTCAAAATATATGGCTGAGCTTATCAATGACTTTTTAAGCTTCACCAAAGAGAAACTGGATTTAGAATCTATGACAGTGAAACCCGTTGATGCATCAAAATTATTTGAAAACATTGCCCTAGAATATGAGCATGAGCTATCGGGACTTGACTGTGAGCTTGTTTACAAACATTTATTCACGGGAAATATGATGCTTATGGTCAATGAAATTATGATAGGTCGGGTCTTTGGTAATCTCTTTAGTAATGTTGTAAGATATGGAGGAAAAAATGAGTTGAAAGTGTATATGACTGGATACTCACAAGGGTCTTATGCCTATTTTGAAATTGAGGATAATGGGATTGGAGTGCCAGATAAAGATATATCTTCACTATTTCTTAAATTTTTCACTGTGGATAAATCTAGGCAAATTGAAAATGGTGGGATAGGACTTGGACTTGCAAGCTGTAAATCGATTATTGAATATCATGGTGGAGAAATTTATGCATATTCTTCTGAGTATGGCGGTCTGGGCATAAAGTTCAGCCTCCCACTTGCAAAACACTAA